CCGAGACTCAAGATACTTCTCAtccttccttcagccaaaatccgaagcaggggctcgtcgcgtCAAACCTTTGGTGCGACTGAGCCTGGGTCACCCATTATTAGTACCAGCCGCTCTATTACGAGCATAGCTAATATGTCACCAGCGTGTTaagagtcagggctgaggcagggactaagtgtcctTGCTTCCTCCTCTCTTCTTTCACTGGTGTCTCAttttgcctccccttcttcttctttctcatcaccagatccatcttggtgcttttacttcttcctcttcttctcctcatctATCAaagaaggtcctcctctcaatatgggtgctACTGGGGCAGAATTTGGAAAGATTTCGGAGCAGAGCTTAAAAAGATTTCTGGTCGTTTGtctgtttgttgttgttgttgttttttttttttttttttttgcaattcgttttctgtataggcttgtttaagcccttcattgtacgctgtaatacctttttatattaataaaagtcaatactgctttattttgtatattctaCTTCTTCTTTCTGAAATGATTATCCCGTGAATAGACGTATTACCACATGActtcctttttttattcttatattctaaacaatacttagggccgaaattCTTGTTAATAAAAAGACCTTACTTTGCACTTGTTGAAACTATCTAACACAATAGTGTCGAtctgaacaaatgatacttagggcagaaacccttactaagcaaaaagaaaaatatgttaatATGAGCTTATTAAAGCTGTCTGgcataataatgccgacctgaaaaaacgatacttagggAAGAAACCCtttctaagaaaaaagatgatatTATGAACTTATTGAAACTATCTTGCATAATAAGACCAACCTGAAAAAGGGTTGTATGCCCCAAACTGAATGAGGTGATGGCTGAATGCTCGGTGCTATGTAAAaagtaatcatccgaggatatgtaacccaaaaatgaacagcccttGCGAGTCGCTGAGTAATAAGGCATTTCGCCATCTTCCTAATAACCTTCACAGCCTTAaccttttctggtatttggtccgaggactgagcgacttagaattttcttaagtagttggtttccctataggtttgagtccgaggaccatgcaataccttgattctgtccaaaacttgattttgataagtagctggtttccccataggtttgagtccgaggaccatgcaataccttgattttgtccaaaacttgattttgataagtagttgatttccccataggtttgagtccgaggaccatgcaataccttggttctgtcaaaaacttgattttgataagtagttggtttccccataggtttgagttcgaggaccatgcaataccttgattctgttctttcgataagtagttggtttccccataagtttgagttcgaggaccatgcaataccttggttctgtccaaaacttgcttttgataagtagttggtttccccataggtttgagtccgaggaccatgcaataccttggttctgttcaaaacttgctttctaagtagttggggtaattaacccctcggctatggcgcGGGACCTTTgtttagggggattagctcctcggccaagcccctagaaccatccgcaCTGCTGActaaggttgtcaaaatcggtaggggtgtccacgggtcggtccgggttgggtttgtgcccaacccggaacCGACCCGCTCACATCGGGTGGGACGTTGAACGACCCGCCGCCGACCGCCGGCAACCTCGGGTCGAGTCGGATCGGGATCCGGTGCACAACGGTCGGGTCGGTCGAAGTCGGAGTGAGTTTTACCCTCCAGATCTTCGCCGAATCTTCGCCGGAAATCGCCAAATATTCGCCGGATCTCGCCGAATCTTCTCTGGATCTTCGCCGGATCTGTGCGACAACCACGGGATCGAAGCAGGAAAGACCACCTCAAGCTCAGATTTGAATGAAAACTTCCATCTCATCACCGGATCTTCGCCGTTCTTCACGGATCTTCGCCGTTCTTCACTGGATCTTCGCCGAATCTGTTGATTTTTCTTCGGATTTGTGTGACAACCACGGGATCGAAGCCAAAAACACCACCTCAAGCCCAGATTTGAGCGAAAACTTCCATCAAATCGCCGGATCTAACCAAAAACTACCAAATCTTCACCGGATCTGAGTGGTTCTAGGTAGATTCGGTCTTCTTTCACGGGATTCGGCGGTCGGATCGGGTTCatcgggttttggagaagaaaacccGTCATCCGATCCGCCTGAATCGGTTCTTCGTGGCGAAGACCCGCCGCCGACCGTCACCGGCGTCGGATCGGCCGGTTTTCGGGTCGGTCCGGACGGTTTGAACGGGCGGGTCGATTTTTGGTTCCTGATGGACAGCCCTAAAAATCGGGATCCTATGTAGGATCGTTGAAGGCAGGTGAGATCGTAGATCGTAGGATCGGGTTGtgaatcgtaagatcctacatattttcagatttaaagtaaaaaaacgCATTGATAGtgactttgtatgttgaataattacgtaaattataaatttatccataaaaaaaatctagatttgcatcatatgatgtaatttgcatgtcataCATCGCTAAGTCTATACtaacgaaacaaatatatttaagttttgacttaatgtatctaaaaagttcaataaatatttaattagcaaccaaataccaaaatatttatcaaaacataaggaaaatatttttaagttctaagttccaaatttgaaatctaaaataagttagcaaatggaaactagctaactacaatataaaatccaaaagtaagatgaatattaatataacgtgaatatttaattattctcattctaaggttcttataaccaccgtcctaaattcctaatcatcatcattcatttaatcatctatgtagacattatatatttgtatactagagTTGTAAAAGATATCAAGATACAATTTCacactcaactattcaagttataccactcagcaacaattaaagagtatactcaaaaaaatcaatcaatctatatacaaatacaagcataactgataaaattatatataaaaaaaatattttagtaatattagaacacaaattagtatattgatcaaacaaatttaacaatattataACTTAAAATGCAGCAAAGCCAagtcaaattcttcatttagaaatgatgaaacattctttcattttgattacaagtgaactagaaactagaaaacatttgcttaggttgacataattttataaaataaaaaataaaaattcatactatcacaacatgaaaaaataaaaatccttaaaacttcatcacaacaaaaaatttatccaaaaaaaaaaaacaaaaaaattatgtttttggtaGGATCGGTAGGATCGATAGAATCCCAtacgatcctacgatcctacacgatcctaccatttttacgATCCTAGTGTGATTCTAATCGTTTTGGTGAGGTAGAATCATAAAATCGTGCGATCCTACGATCTAGATCGCGATTTTGACAATCATGCtgctgacgctacgaagcgcagcccctagtgaagaaacataacccctagtggaactttacgctagaacaaTACAACCAGCTGTTTAGAAATGATAAGGGGACTGTCTCGACCTACCGCTcgtgccaacacacaagcctttcccacagacggcgccaattgtaaggacacgatttgtaacgacccatgataacattgggttcgcacgtaaaaaggcccaaacaatatcatttatagagcgtgggtttgaaaagttaggccttggtcacatGACCGTGGTATTCCGTGGTATTCATACAtgattaaatcgtgttcgctctaggagtctttctcctggaggcgggctgggaggctctagttttggccatttttcccagccctctTCTAGACCGCTTACTTCCCCTTTTATATTGGCTTGTATGCCtcatccaacgtccacgtgtaggttcgactttccaggactgatacttgtcccatcagcccatacctagagtggttgggggtgattgaaaaagttgaaaagtaTGACTCTGTCAGGTGTAAAGTTTTGAATGacagtaatggcagcctttcctttgtccttggtcgttatactatccagcgtctcattctctattgacatagatattttagattttttcccaaactgttcctaGACCGCTTTTGCCCCTCCTTCCAgggggacctcggatatgccgaggacagaatcatccttgACTGTGTCTCACgattatttggaattttattacctatcctcgGCTACACACTTCCTCGACtagggccttgggccccaatgtaaaacaaaatgggctagggccacaaattattggaccccacaataTTGATATAAATGTGAGGTGAAAGCCTAGTATTATATAATTACATCTGCATTCCCTTTGATTCTTGAATATGTTCACCATATAATAAGTTCAACTATTTATTATTCATGTGTCTGGCTCTCCAAGAGAGGGGTCTGCTGGGAGGGTGAGTGTAGCCTATCAACTTCATGGAATTTACCATTTTCCTCTTCTTTGGATTGTGCCCATAACACTGCATAAAATCCTGCAACAATGACAGCTGCTCCGATTACACTGCAACAGACTAACAAACTTGATTAGTATTGAGTACTTTTAAGGGTGTTCTTAGCATTTTGCTCTTGCACCACAACATCCATGTATTAATATTTCATACAGCTATTCTACCCAACAAGCTGTGAAATGCACTTctataaaatgattttctttccCATTTAGCTTAGAAGAATGTTTTGCAGAAATGAAAGACAAAAGGCAGTGATAATATCCTTCTTGTTTTTGGTTTTCCATGTGGTATCCAACTACACAACAGGACAAGATGCAGTATGCACACTAATTGATACAGCACAATTTACATTTAAACTTGCTTAATTAGGCTAGATAAGTAGCGTACTCAATTGGTAATATTGGCAGCACAACAAAACATAATGGATCATGACCAGAAAGAGAAAACATTACCTTCCAATATGGAGTGTGTCGCCAAGGAAGATGACACCCATAAAAGCAGCAATAGCGATACTCAAGGGCTTGAACATGGTGACAAACAAAGGCCCTTTCTTATGTATGCACCACGTTACTACACTAAATGTCACCACACTTCCAAAAACAGCCTACACAAAATGAAAAACTGCTAAATAAGATGTTCTAGTAAACAGGGTGCCATGCAGAGACAATCTCAAAAGATCATTACAGTTTCCTAAGTGCTTACTGAATAGACGATGGAGACCAGCTCAATACCAGGGCTTAATTTCCACTTATTTGGATCTCTTTCTGCAATTAAAGAAACCATTGCACATTGGATTGTCCCAAAGAAGCTATAGAAGGAGACTATGGTCATCTCTGAAGGGTAACCTTTTAGAATTGCTGCCTTCAAATTTAGTACTCGGAATTAAAATCAGTTCCAGTTACACACAGATTATGAATGAAAAAAGAGAAGTATAGCTCCAAAGTgttctttttattggagataTTACCTGAGCAGTAGTCCACACTGAAAGAGACAAAGAAGCAGTCGCAAGGAAAAAACCTCCAATGATCCAATTATTTGTTGTTGCAAACATAGTGGATAGAAATGGTTGCGACCGATGAGAGTTATTAGAGACTTGATTTGGCGTAGCGCCAATTCGCGGACCCTTGTAAAAGATAATAATCAATGCTCCTGAGATTGATACCAGGGTGCCCAAGATCTTGATCTGGCTTCTTGAGCTTCTCAAATCGACCTTTTCAAGCCTTAATTATcattcaaaaacaaacaaacacacaataAATTACATACAAAAATTCTTAAGTTGTAACTTCACTTGTAAGCCCTTTAATTCCCATAAGAAAGACCCTTCACCATAAGAGTCCCTCAGATTTAGTAAAACTGGAAATCTTATCTCAACTATGTAACTCATTCAGTATATTCATTCAAATCTTTCAGTTTCTGATGTTGTTAGAGCCAAGTCATAAATTTCGCTATTGTGATCAGATGGTTTATCATAAATTCTTCTTATATTATGCCTTTAGCCCTTAATTTCTTGAAGGGCAAGCACTTTCCAGTTTCCTCTTTCTCTACTACAGTGAATAAAACAATAAGGAGAAGAAAAGAACCTGCAGATGACAGCAAACAAGAAAGTGAATGCTGGGACTGAATTTCCAATAGCAGATGCAAGTGCAGGAGAGCTGTAGCTCACGCCAATGAATACACAATTCTGCATTACTGTTATCCTGCAAAACCCAAAAGAGGTAACAGATTCTCCTTAAACTGAAAAAACCAATCAAACCCAGTTCTTAATTCATCAAGTGGAGCTCTTATAAAGTAAATTACATACCCAGCAAGGCTAAGAAGGAAGAATTTACAGAGGAGAGAGATTGTCAGTGGAGGCCTGCTGTTCctgaaaacaaaaggaaaaaacttaACTTTAGTGTCAATgaaagatagaaagaaagaaagtcaGAGGCTTTGTTACTGAGTAATGAACAAGGAGATGATGACCTGTTGATGATAAAAGAAGAGGGAAAGAGGATGAGAGTGGCAAGAGCGTTTGAGTAGACAACAAAGACATAGTTGCTCATCCCTCTGGACATGGCTGCTTTGCTGAGTGTGGTCAAACCCACATCCAGGCACTCAATCATCACCATGGCTGCAAATGGGAGCAGACCCAACAAAGAGGATCTAATCCCCATCTCTCACTCTGTTTCTGTCAGTCCATCTCCAAAGTCCAAACGCTGGGTGTTTTTTTGGGATTCCCCAGTTCCATTTGTGGATGGCAGAAGTTCCAGCATAAGACAAATATTTTactgtatttatttttaataatcacCCGCAATAACAACAATATATGTTAATCAGTTACGTATTGGAATTTATTTTACACACCGACAATTGGTTGGTACTAGGATAAAATAAAtgtttgtataaaataaaatgtttctttAGACATTTGAAAAGGAGGGAGCATGTTTAGCATTTATTAAATGAGATTGAAATTCGTGCATTAAGTTCAACTAgcacatgtttctcaaaaaaaaggttcaactagtactttttttttttaattataaacttTGATGATTAGGATAGCCAATAATAAGTATTTATTATAAATGTGTCTTTATATTATGAAATTATCTGctttagaaaaataatttgacaataTTCCAATGAAGAGTGTAATTATGTGAAATGCTATAGAGAATCTctatagaatttaaattcaactaaatatatatatatatatatatatattaaaatagtgAAGTCTAAAATTGTAAGACCTTAAAATTTAGGGAAGTATTAccttcataatatttttacaaaaaatctaAAGTAGTAAATTtttactgattttaatttgaacccatctttaaaattatttttttatccattaGTAACAGatagtaacaacctgccacttataatttattgttaaaatattttagatatagcatttctttaaaattaaatgtCATTATATTACAAGATTAACAAAAAGCCAAATTCGTGATgtgtctttgtgttagaacctctttctctctcccttgtgtatgtgtgtgtgtgtttgtttctcaaaaaaaaaaaaaagccaaattctttgattttatatatattataagttaTAGATAAAAGAGGAGTTAGTGCCTAATTGAAGAattactggtttttttttttttttgaataattctagataatctatattatatatatatatatatagtcaaaactcagagaaaatttaattatattttaattggatttttaattttgcaccacgtatcccatttaatttttaattttgtgcaaaGTGAATTTTTgattgtaaaaattgaagagtcaaaatcaaattagattctaaattggatttcaattggaatccaattttCTTGAGTCCAATTTTCTGCTACAtgtctatttaaatttttaatttttgtggcaaatgAATTATTGAGTACAAAAATCGAAAAgtctaaaaacaattaaattctaaattatatatacatataatgagaaaccattacatattttagaaaatatatggttttaaaaaagtgtaaactaataccatatataatttaaacatcttctaagaaaatgcataatttaaaccatataattgtaattgttttaaTTGTACCAATGCATATACATGAAACTACACACTAGTATTATTAAAAGGGGAGAGGCCTAAGCCCCAAAGAAGGCGGAACATCTTGAGGAATCGACTCATCAACTTCTTTATAAAACACCCAATAGCAACTTTGGCTTCAGCCCAAGTGAGTGAGGCAATTCCTTAGCAATGCAAGTTGAGAGAATTTGGCCATTAGAGTCATGGACAATTGTGGAGAGGTATGAGCTATTTGGGTAATATAAGTGTCAAAGTTGAATTTAACCCAGCCTTTTGGGGGAGAGGACCATTGGGTGGATGCAGAGGCAAATTTAAACAGCCAAGCTTTATGAGCTAGAGTTGGATGGCCAAATTTGTTTGGtcttaaaaatcttaattttaggTTCCACAtatatgctttatttatttcgacatatcacatttttttctcaaaaaatgttttaattttgtgtggAAAACTTACTTGTTTTCCAATATTTAGTTGCAATCCTAAAAATGAGTCAGAAATCACTTTCTATTTTTGATTTGTAcgaaaaatcattaatattttttgtaattataaataattatatgaaCCAAAACTTTAATTAACAAACGTatccaaatagaaaaaaaatttatattttttgatctATTTGGAATCTACACGAAAATTAAATGGAATACTGACAGGTGTGAGTAAAAAATGCCGTTAAGTAGAAAGTTGATGTTCAGTAAATGCCCATCAGCTATTGGTCAACCGTAGGtcaatgataataaataattgatttgcGAAAGAGAAAGGAGGCTAGGAGAGAGAAGTTACTAATTAGAACTCattatatttttggataaagcaatcaaaaattaaattttttgattaaatcaaatttgattttctataaacaaatttaattaaattaggcttattttataacatttttataatttaaattttattaattaattaaatatgtatCATCTATACTACTAATAAAAGGATTCCCTAtttgagttttattattttgcatactaaaatatcctcacacaaattcttaaactctttaaaatactaatatatttTAGCtagataattttaaatttaaaaatacaaatcggttaaaagagtaatttactatttttaaaaagttcttaAGTTTTAGGCTTTCAAACTTTTATAAACTCTTATGTAgagaaaaatcctaaaaattaggacactatttttatctcatttttaaatattattttactaaatccaccaaaaaaaaaaagtctcatcgCACACGCAAAGCTAGTGCGTGCAATGAGACTAATGTATAAGAGAGAAGTTCAAGTTgcacttggtgtaactctaagtaatgttacactactcaataatttattataaaattcatattttaagaatcccaccgttgaattacatgttctatatgtgcTTAACAtgtatgccaattttcatgataATAGGATATTATTTACCTtgtgatccataaactcatattttatgaattattttaaactacaaaaacttgaattaaaaaaaaaatgattgataacatgactattaatctttgatcattgtgaaattttgcaagtatggagagtatatgaatataatataatccaacggtagatttgtcaaaattcgcatctaataataagttattaagtggtgtaatattatttagagttacactaggtgtaacttgaactcaactcaatgtataatttataaatatagatCTTTTGTGAAACTGCCACTATTCCAATTAGATTTCTAATGTTCTAATTTCCTACAAGTGTCCCCCAATTTAAATTACCTATAACCTATTAAAACTACTTCAAACCCATATTAAACCAACTTCTAATCCATTATTGAACCCCATTTAAAATTGCTTCCAACCTTAGGTTTTAGttaatttaattggtaagtctcttgtcatcaaataaaatattttgagttCGATCCCCGTTTACActcaaaaaccaattggtatcttagtttgatgatCAAGAGCAATCATCAGGAGTAGAGACTATAAGTAAGAGCTCGGTTACTGAGTGCCTTTATGACATTTATTAATagatcatttttaaaaagttttaatatcacttttattttttcataaaaaatttctaaaaatattttctatatttttttttgagaaaaaaaaaaattttctattttaatgtTCTTGGGGGCATCGATTAACTTTTACCCGATAATTACATGAACTTAGCCAGTTAGCCCATCCAAGCCCAACAGGTCACAGGTGTCTGTTCAAAGTTAGAACCCGAAAATCCAATCCCAACATGGACCATCCAGACCCGTATTGAAAATATCACAATCCCCACCGCTCCGAATTCCAATCTCCCACACCAACTCCAACTCCAACACCAACCTGTTGAAATTTAAAGGCATTTTGCAGCCTCTCCTTTGTTCCTGTCTATGTGTGGTCTGAATCTGATCCATTTTCTCTAAAttcctaatatttttttaaaatttttatttttattttttataactataCTAACATGGAGAAGGTGGGTGCGACTGAGCCCAATTTGGAAGAGTTTTTTGAGCAGAGGAAGCGTATCAGGAACCCTCTTGTCCCTATTGGTAAAACCCCATTTTTGATTCCTTaattttccatatatttttgtctttgttattattgttgttgttgttgttgttgttgtttcatTGTACTTTGATTTGAACCTTAACATGTGTATGTGATTGTAAAGTCTTGACTTTTATTAAATTTGGGATCTTTTTGAGATTGGGTTAGGTTATGTTCATCTGGGTTTCcttaaaaagaggaaaaagagatAGCTTTGTATGAGATATTGGGGGAAAACTGATTTATTGTATCCAGAAAGTCTCAGTTTGTGGGTCTAATAGAATTGGTGCAGATTGAGGTAATTTTATCTGGGTGTGGGATGGTTTGTCTTGTTTTGGGTGTATTTGTTAGATTGTTCTAAATTCTAATGTTAGAAATGCTCTTGGtcatttggaaaatattttgtcgATATTTTTCGGGTATAATCGGTGGTATTCTATGTAATCTGTCTATGGTTTTCTTTTGACTGGTTGAGTTCTCTATTGACTTATTTCTTTGCcattgttattaattattatagtCTTACTCCATTGTGAAAGCTTACTGCTCTGAGCTTTGGAGTGCATGCAACTCTATACTTCGTGGAGAATTGTATCTGTTTGAATCATATGTCACATTCTAGGAAGCACGGACACTTCATTTAGGGTTCCATTCCTGTGTTGTATCCGTGTCATATCGGTGTCGTACCGGCcgttttatgttataattttttagaaattgctTGTGTCACTGACTCACTGTGTTGTACCCATACCCATATCCGTGCTTCCTAGGTCAGCTAGTTTGCTATTATCTTGATCCGCAATgctcgtctctctctctcttgtcttctaatattttctttcaatttttatcttatCCCTATAAGTATTATGTTGTACATCAGGGTTCCATTTCCTTGCCTAAGGACAGTGGCAGTCTGTTTTTTTACCCTCTGATTGCTTTTACAATGAAATGCTCTGGAGATTGGTTAATGACGGTTTGTGGGGGTTTATTCTAGCGTTGAAATATGGTTGTATGATGAGGAATGATTTCCAAAGAGCTTCAAAGAAGCTGTGGGGTTAGCCATTTGGAAgctatatcaaaattttttaatcaatttcataaaGGGTAgaatttcaaacttcaaagttggTCTCGAAGGTGAATTTTAGAAAGATATTTTGGTTGGTAATGGTAACCTAATGGAATACTTCCCCAATTTGTTCAGGACTATGAATGTTACTTTAATCATAGATCACTTTGGTTTGCAAAATGGCTTGATATTCAGTACACTGCATATCCTGGATGGTAAGTTGGACACGAAAATGTAACAAGATAACTGTCTCTTTTACCAACTTCCAACTCAAAGACTCTTTTTTTATGGAGTGCAGGCTAGgaatattttggttttttttttttttgtctcc
The Quercus lobata isolate SW786 chromosome 10, ValleyOak3.0 Primary Assembly, whole genome shotgun sequence DNA segment above includes these coding regions:
- the LOC115965933 gene encoding WAT1-related protein At4g15540-like isoform X2, translating into MGIRSSLLGLLPFAAMVMIECLDVGLTTLSKAAMSRGMSNYVFVVYSNALATLILFPSSFIINRPPLTISLLCKFFLLSLAGITVMQNCVFIGVSYSSPALASAIGNSVPAFTFLFAVICRLEKVDLRSSRSQIKILGTLVSISGALIIIFYKGPRIGATPNQVSNNSHRSQPFLSTMFATTNNWIIGGFFLATASLSLSVWTTAQAAILKGYPSEMTIVSFYSFFGTIQCAMVSLIAERDPNKWKLSPGIELVSIVYSAVFGSVVTFSVVTWCIHKKGPLFVTMFKPLSIAIAAFMGVIFLGDTLHIGSVIGAAVIVAGFYAVLWAQSKEEENGKFHEVDRLHSPSQQTPLLESQTHE
- the LOC115965933 gene encoding WAT1-related protein At4g15540-like isoform X1 codes for the protein MGIRSSLLGLLPFAAMVMIECLDVGLTTLSKAAMSRGMSNYVFVVYSNALATLILFPSSFIINRNSRPPLTISLLCKFFLLSLAGITVMQNCVFIGVSYSSPALASAIGNSVPAFTFLFAVICRLEKVDLRSSRSQIKILGTLVSISGALIIIFYKGPRIGATPNQVSNNSHRSQPFLSTMFATTNNWIIGGFFLATASLSLSVWTTAQAAILKGYPSEMTIVSFYSFFGTIQCAMVSLIAERDPNKWKLSPGIELVSIVYSAVFGSVVTFSVVTWCIHKKGPLFVTMFKPLSIAIAAFMGVIFLGDTLHIGSVIGAAVIVAGFYAVLWAQSKEEENGKFHEVDRLHSPSQQTPLLESQTHE